In a single window of the uncultured Pseudodesulfovibrio sp. genome:
- a CDS encoding TRAP transporter large permease subunit produces the protein MMEALPLIMFGVLTLLLMIGFPVAFTLLGTSLVFGVIGFGWDFFNLLPLRIWGTMTNQTLLAVPLFIFMGVMLERSGLAEDLLETMALLFGRMCGGLAVSVVIVGMLLGASTGIVGATVVTMGLISLPTMLRRGYQTELATGVISASGTLGQIIPPSIVLVLLGDIIGVSVGDLFMGAVIPGMLLVGLYCVYIIIYSHFNKACAPTIPDEEWEEILAAGLWKRVFKALVPPLLLMTCVLGSIFAGVASPTEAAAVGATGAVLLSMVNRRFTFGKLRETMMTTTVLTSMVFIILVGAGAFGLVFRGLGGDHVIRDYITHLAFGKWTVMLIVMTIIFVIGFFLDFIEITFIHIPVLAPIMHDFGFNPLWFAILFAINLQTSFMTPPFGFSLFFLKGVAPPHVRTGQIYKGIIPFVLLQLFGMGLVILFPELATWLPSVVFGD, from the coding sequence ATGATGGAAGCGCTTCCTCTGATCATGTTCGGGGTCCTGACCCTGCTCCTAATGATCGGCTTTCCCGTGGCCTTCACCCTGCTGGGGACCTCGCTGGTCTTCGGCGTCATCGGCTTTGGCTGGGACTTCTTCAACCTGCTGCCCCTGCGCATCTGGGGCACCATGACCAACCAGACCCTGCTGGCCGTCCCCCTGTTCATCTTCATGGGGGTCATGCTCGAACGATCAGGACTGGCCGAGGATCTACTCGAGACCATGGCCCTGCTCTTCGGGCGCATGTGCGGCGGTCTGGCCGTATCCGTGGTCATCGTCGGAATGCTGCTCGGCGCGTCCACCGGCATCGTCGGGGCCACCGTGGTGACCATGGGCCTGATCTCCCTGCCCACAATGCTTCGACGCGGTTACCAGACCGAGCTGGCCACAGGCGTCATCTCGGCCTCGGGTACACTGGGGCAGATCATCCCGCCTTCCATTGTTCTCGTGCTGCTCGGCGACATCATCGGTGTCTCCGTAGGCGACCTCTTCATGGGCGCGGTCATCCCGGGCATGCTCCTGGTCGGCCTGTATTGCGTCTACATCATCATCTATTCGCACTTCAACAAGGCCTGCGCCCCGACCATTCCGGACGAGGAGTGGGAGGAGATCCTGGCCGCCGGGTTGTGGAAACGGGTCTTCAAGGCCCTGGTTCCGCCCCTGCTGCTGATGACCTGCGTGCTCGGCTCCATCTTCGCGGGCGTGGCCTCGCCCACCGAGGCGGCCGCCGTAGGCGCGACCGGAGCGGTGCTCCTGTCCATGGTCAACCGTCGGTTCACCTTCGGCAAACTGCGCGAAACCATGATGACCACCACAGTGCTGACCTCCATGGTCTTCATCATCCTGGTGGGCGCTGGCGCGTTCGGCCTGGTCTTCCGTGGCCTGGGCGGCGACCACGTCATCCGCGACTACATCACCCACCTGGCCTTCGGGAAATGGACCGTGATGCTCATCGTCATGACGATCATTTTCGTCATCGGCTTCTTCCTGGACTTCATCGAGATCACGTTCATTCACATCCCGGTGCTGGCCCCGATCATGCATGACTTCGGCTTCAACCCGCTGTGGTTCGCCATCCTGTTCGCCATCAACCTGCAGACTTCGTTCATGACGCCCCCGTTCGGCTTCTCGCTCTTCTTCCTCAAGGGCGTAGCGCCGCCGCATGTGCGCACCGGGCAGATATACAAGGGCATCATTCCCTTCGTCCTGCTCCAGCTCTTCGGCATGGGGCTGGTGATCCTCTTCCCGGAGCTGGCCACATGGCTCCCCTCGGTGGTCTTCGGCGATTAA
- a CDS encoding TRAP transporter small permease subunit, whose protein sequence is MAILLGLVRSIDRLNEWVGKLAGYISLLMVVVVTGDVIMRYVFDITFVAVQELEWHLFGAMFLLGAGYTLLKDEHVRVDVIYQRLSRKTRAWINFLGVLFFLLPGSFLVLDTSWKFFSMSLAINEGSPDPGGLPARYVLKAFILIGFVLIALQGVSMGIKAFLEIIGKPYEPAPGTTEKAHPAEVEGA, encoded by the coding sequence ATGGCAATTCTGCTCGGCTTGGTGCGAAGCATCGACCGGCTCAACGAATGGGTCGGCAAACTGGCAGGGTATATATCCCTGCTCATGGTCGTGGTGGTGACCGGAGACGTTATCATGCGATACGTGTTCGACATCACCTTCGTGGCGGTTCAGGAACTGGAATGGCACCTGTTCGGAGCCATGTTCCTGCTCGGCGCGGGCTACACCCTGCTCAAGGACGAACACGTGCGCGTGGACGTCATCTACCAGCGCCTCAGCCGCAAGACCCGGGCCTGGATCAATTTTCTCGGCGTACTCTTCTTTCTGTTGCCCGGCTCCTTTCTGGTCCTGGACACCTCCTGGAAGTTTTTCAGCATGTCCCTGGCCATCAATGAAGGTTCGCCCGACCCCGGCGGACTTCCGGCCCGTTATGTACTCAAGGCCTTCATCCTTATCGGCTTCGTGCTGATCGCCCTGCAGGGCGTGTCCATGGGCATCAAGGCCTTTCTGGAAATCATCGGCAAGCCGTATGAACCGGCCCCTGGAACCACGGAAAAGGCCCATCCGGCCGAAGTCGAGGGTGCGTAG
- the cydB gene encoding cytochrome d ubiquinol oxidase subunit II: MTTLMETGSLHYYLAMIWFILWGVLWAVYFILDGFDLGVGTLLPFLARSEGDKRAILNSTGPFWDGNEVWLIAAGGVTFAAFPYAYAQMFSGLYLALMLLLFTLIVRGVSFEFRSKVESPAWRKAWDTAHAVCSFLPALLLGVAFGNIFQGIPLDETGFSQAGLFGLLNPYGIAGGILFVTIFMMHGALWLCIRTTGELKARAESVATKLWPGVVVLTVLFLAYTAMSTQLFANYMVYPVLFVILLLPVAGLVLMRTYLGAGRYWMAWAASGLYIGGVALFGVIGIFPAIIPSSPNPANSLTIMNSASSALTLEIMLVVAVIFVPLVIGYQSWVYKHFATPITEDDLHY, from the coding sequence ATGACTACTTTGATGGAAACCGGTTCGCTGCACTACTACCTGGCGATGATTTGGTTCATCCTCTGGGGCGTGCTCTGGGCCGTCTACTTCATCCTCGACGGCTTCGACCTGGGCGTGGGCACCCTGCTGCCCTTCCTGGCCCGCTCCGAGGGAGATAAAAGGGCCATTCTCAATTCCACCGGTCCCTTCTGGGACGGCAACGAAGTCTGGCTTATCGCGGCCGGCGGCGTGACCTTCGCCGCTTTCCCCTACGCCTACGCGCAGATGTTCAGCGGCCTGTATCTGGCGCTCATGCTGCTCCTGTTCACCCTGATCGTGCGCGGCGTGTCCTTCGAGTTCCGCTCCAAGGTGGAGAGCCCGGCCTGGAGAAAGGCCTGGGACACCGCCCACGCGGTCTGCTCCTTCCTGCCCGCCCTGCTGTTGGGCGTGGCCTTCGGCAACATCTTCCAGGGTATCCCCCTCGATGAGACCGGGTTCTCCCAGGCCGGACTGTTCGGCCTGCTCAACCCCTACGGCATCGCGGGCGGCATCCTGTTCGTGACCATCTTCATGATGCACGGAGCCCTGTGGCTGTGCATCCGCACCACCGGTGAACTCAAGGCCCGGGCCGAGAGCGTGGCCACCAAGCTGTGGCCCGGCGTGGTCGTCCTGACCGTGCTGTTCCTGGCCTACACCGCCATGTCCACGCAGTTGTTCGCCAACTACATGGTCTACCCCGTGCTGTTCGTCATCCTGCTGCTGCCCGTGGCCGGGCTGGTGCTCATGCGCACCTACCTCGGCGCAGGCAGGTACTGGATGGCCTGGGCCGCCAGCGGCCTGTACATCGGCGGCGTCGCCCTGTTCGGCGTGATCGGCATCTTCCCGGCGATCATCCCGTCCAGCCCGAACCCGGCCAACAGCCTGACCATCATGAACTCCGCGTCGAGCGCCTTGACGCTGGAGATCATGCTCGTGGTGGCCGTGATCTTCGTGCCCCTGGTCATCGGCTACCAGTCCTGGGTCTACAAGCACTTCGCCACCCCCATCACCGAAGACGACTTGCATTACTAG
- a CDS encoding cytochrome ubiquinol oxidase subunit I: MDVLMLSRLQFAAATMFHFIFVPLTLGLSVLIACMETAYVRTGNEVYKKMAKFWGKLFLVNFALGVVTGITLEFQFGTNWSRYSMYVGDIFGSLLAIEATAAFFLESTFIGVWHFGWEKLSPKAHAITAWLVAGASNLSAMWILIANGFMQNPVGYVLRNGRAELTDFWAVITNKYAWLEFFHVVPASLLLAGFFVVGISAWHLLRKSNTEFFQKSFNLGISVALVFALFTAAEGHIHGNNLSDTQPAKLAAMESHWETQRNAPMYLLVIPGEDGNVLQALPLPGVLSFLAYNDFNAEVKGLSDFPKEDRPPVTLSFLSFRLMVGLGTLFILVAAFGFLMRKRLDNYPLFLKALPYCIPLPYFAIWAGWTLTEVGRQPWIVYGLMRTSDAVSPVGTGEVGFTLVLMTLLYALLGAVGIWLMVKLAKKGPEDNTPIQA; this comes from the coding sequence ATGGATGTGCTGATGCTTTCCCGGCTGCAATTCGCCGCAGCCACCATGTTTCACTTCATTTTCGTGCCGCTGACGCTGGGGCTATCCGTCCTCATCGCCTGCATGGAAACGGCCTATGTGCGCACCGGCAACGAGGTGTACAAGAAGATGGCCAAATTCTGGGGTAAACTGTTCCTGGTGAACTTCGCGCTCGGCGTTGTCACCGGCATCACCCTGGAGTTCCAGTTCGGCACCAACTGGTCCCGCTACTCCATGTACGTGGGCGACATTTTCGGTTCGCTGCTGGCCATCGAGGCCACCGCGGCCTTCTTCCTGGAATCCACCTTTATCGGCGTCTGGCACTTCGGTTGGGAAAAGCTCTCTCCCAAAGCCCACGCCATCACCGCCTGGCTGGTGGCCGGTGCCTCCAACCTGTCGGCCATGTGGATTCTCATCGCCAACGGGTTCATGCAGAACCCCGTTGGGTATGTCCTGCGCAACGGCCGCGCCGAGCTGACCGACTTCTGGGCGGTCATCACCAACAAGTACGCCTGGCTCGAGTTCTTCCACGTGGTTCCGGCCTCCCTGCTCCTGGCGGGATTCTTCGTGGTCGGCATCTCCGCATGGCATCTGCTGCGCAAGAGCAACACTGAATTTTTCCAGAAATCCTTTAACCTGGGCATCTCCGTGGCCCTGGTCTTCGCCCTGTTCACCGCGGCCGAAGGCCACATCCACGGCAACAACCTGTCCGACACCCAGCCCGCCAAACTGGCGGCCATGGAATCCCACTGGGAGACCCAGAGAAACGCTCCCATGTATCTCCTGGTCATCCCGGGCGAAGACGGCAACGTGCTCCAGGCCCTGCCCCTGCCCGGCGTGCTGAGCTTCCTGGCCTACAACGACTTCAATGCCGAAGTGAAGGGTCTGAGCGACTTCCCCAAGGAAGACCGTCCTCCCGTGACCCTCTCCTTCCTCTCCTTCCGGCTGATGGTCGGCCTGGGAACCCTGTTCATCCTGGTGGCCGCCTTCGGCTTCCTGATGCGCAAGCGACTGGACAATTACCCGCTCTTCCTCAAGGCGCTGCCGTACTGTATCCCGCTGCCCTACTTTGCCATCTGGGCTGGCTGGACACTGACCGAGGTAGGCCGCCAGCCGTGGATCGTGTACGGTCTGATGCGCACCTCGGACGCAGTCTCCCCGGTGGGAACCGGCGAGGTGGGCTTCACCCTGGTGTTGATGACCCTGCTCTACGCCCTGCTTGGCGCCGTCGGCATCTGGCTGATGGTCAAGCTGGCCAAGAAGGGCCCCGAGGACAACACGCCCATCCAGGCCTAA
- a CDS encoding ATP-dependent 6-phosphofructokinase, with translation MKACNFESPMPKSTEIATVGTAKITNPIKFGNFVEEEDAVLVDISRRTVEGTSKSRKKPQHIYFEPAGPRDKIYYDPSKTKCAVVTCGGLCPGLNDVIRAIVMTAFHEYKVPSVLGIQYGLAGFIPEQGYDVVELTPDFVSRIHEFGGTVLGSSRGPQDPEAIVDALERMNVSILFMIGGDGTMRAASTVVAEIQKRGLSISVVGLPKTIDNDINYVSPSFGFDTSVETAALAIRGAHVEATGAPWGIGLVKVMGRDAGFIAAQSALACQEINFCLIPEDPFDIQGENGFLAALDERMKKSGNAVIVLAEGAGQDLLDASGKQDASGNVKLSDIASLLKREILDHFRKQGIEPSLKYIDPSYIIRSVPANANDRIYCSFLGIHAVHAGMSGRTGLVISRWNGRYVHIPMAVVTRGKKRISTCSNYWRAVLESTGQPLTMKNG, from the coding sequence ATGAAAGCATGCAATTTCGAAAGCCCCATGCCCAAATCCACCGAGATTGCCACCGTGGGCACGGCCAAGATTACCAACCCCATCAAGTTCGGCAATTTCGTCGAGGAAGAGGATGCCGTTCTGGTGGACATCTCCCGCCGCACCGTGGAAGGCACGTCCAAAAGCCGCAAGAAGCCGCAACACATATATTTCGAGCCCGCCGGGCCCCGCGACAAGATCTACTACGACCCGAGCAAGACCAAATGCGCGGTGGTCACCTGCGGCGGCCTGTGCCCCGGACTGAACGACGTCATCCGGGCCATCGTCATGACCGCCTTCCATGAATACAAGGTCCCGTCCGTGCTCGGCATCCAGTACGGCCTGGCCGGGTTCATCCCCGAACAGGGCTACGACGTCGTCGAGCTGACTCCGGACTTCGTCTCGCGCATTCACGAGTTCGGCGGCACCGTGCTGGGCAGTTCGCGCGGGCCCCAGGACCCGGAGGCCATCGTGGACGCCCTGGAGCGCATGAACGTCTCCATCCTGTTCATGATCGGCGGCGACGGAACCATGCGGGCCGCCTCCACCGTGGTGGCCGAGATACAGAAACGCGGACTGTCCATCTCCGTGGTCGGCCTGCCCAAGACCATCGACAACGACATCAACTACGTCTCTCCCTCGTTCGGCTTCGATACCTCGGTGGAAACAGCGGCCCTGGCCATTCGGGGAGCCCACGTGGAAGCCACCGGCGCCCCGTGGGGTATCGGTCTGGTCAAGGTCATGGGAAGGGACGCGGGCTTCATCGCGGCCCAGAGCGCCCTGGCCTGCCAGGAGATCAATTTCTGTCTCATCCCGGAAGACCCCTTCGACATCCAGGGCGAAAACGGCTTTCTGGCCGCCCTGGACGAACGCATGAAAAAAAGCGGCAACGCGGTCATCGTGTTGGCCGAGGGCGCGGGCCAGGACCTCCTGGACGCTTCCGGCAAACAGGACGCGTCGGGCAACGTCAAACTGAGCGACATCGCCTCCCTGTTGAAAAGGGAGATTCTCGACCATTTCAGGAAACAGGGCATCGAGCCCTCGCTCAAATACATCGATCCGAGCTACATCATCCGCTCGGTTCCGGCCAACGCCAATGACCGCATCTATTGCTCGTTCCTGGGCATCCATGCGGTGCACGCGGGCATGTCCGGCCGCACCGGCCTGGTCATTTCCCGCTGGAACGGACGCTATGTGCACATCCCCATGGCCGTGGTCACACGGGGCAAAAAACGTATCAGCACCTGCTCCAATTATTGGCGGGCAGTGCTCGAATCCACAGGCCAGCCGTTGACCATGAAAAACGGCTAA
- a CDS encoding zinc metalloprotease HtpX, translated as MTSQIKTLLLLGLLTGLLMALGGAMGGRAGLFLAFGFAMLMNVGSYWYSDKIVLRMYKARPLSPGDAPHIHRVVGEMAQAAGIPKPRIVLIPQDAPNAFATGRNPQNAVVAVTRGIVNILDPDELKGVLAHELGHIVNRDILIQTIAAVLAGAIVFIANMLQFTAIFGGFSRDEEGGNPLAALAMAFLAPVAATLIQMAISRSREYLADATGARLSNPDDLADALSKLDSAAQRMPLQGNPVTENLFIVNPFSGRRAASLFATHPPIEDRIARLRAMAQGR; from the coding sequence ATGACCAGTCAGATCAAAACCCTGCTGCTTCTGGGCCTGCTCACCGGCCTGTTGATGGCCCTTGGCGGGGCCATGGGCGGCCGCGCCGGGTTGTTCCTGGCCTTCGGGTTCGCCATGCTCATGAACGTGGGCAGTTATTGGTATTCGGACAAGATCGTCCTGCGCATGTACAAGGCGCGCCCCCTGTCACCGGGCGACGCGCCCCACATTCACCGCGTGGTCGGCGAGATGGCCCAGGCCGCAGGCATCCCCAAGCCGCGCATCGTGCTCATCCCCCAGGACGCGCCCAACGCGTTCGCCACGGGCCGTAATCCGCAGAACGCCGTGGTCGCGGTCACGCGGGGTATCGTCAACATCCTGGACCCCGACGAGCTCAAGGGCGTGCTGGCCCACGAACTCGGCCATATCGTCAACCGCGACATCCTCATCCAGACCATCGCGGCTGTGCTGGCCGGGGCCATCGTGTTCATTGCGAACATGCTCCAGTTCACCGCCATCTTCGGCGGCTTCTCCCGCGACGAGGAGGGCGGCAATCCGCTGGCCGCGCTGGCTATGGCCTTTCTCGCCCCGGTGGCCGCCACCCTCATCCAGATGGCCATCTCCCGGTCGCGCGAATACCTGGCCGACGCCACGGGCGCGCGGCTGTCCAACCCCGACGACCTGGCCGACGCCCTGTCCAAACTCGACTCGGCGGCGCAGCGCATGCCGCTTCAGGGCAACCCGGTCACTGAGAATCTGTTTATCGTCAATCCGTTCAGCGGGCGTCGGGCCGCGTCGCTGTTCGCCACGCATCCGCCCATTGAAGACCGCATCGCGCGCCTGAGGGCCATGGCTCAAGGCAGGTAA